A window from Triticum aestivum cultivar Chinese Spring chromosome 6D, IWGSC CS RefSeq v2.1, whole genome shotgun sequence encodes these proteins:
- the LOC123145909 gene encoding pentatricopeptide repeat-containing protein At5g27460, translated as MAMAAAVARRSRRLLRLLSSRPNPKPASLSSCSSPSPSFDTPATAGEREGDPLSWRLLRLRSPGAAAAAIDGWAQERGRVSRPDLQRAVSQLRRARRYGHALEILSWMESRKELKLLPLDHAARLDLIAKVHGTSQAEEYYNKLNSASREAASFPLLHCYVADRNVQKAESFMASLQSIGLPVDPHSFNEMMKLYVATCEYEKVFSVIDLMKRNNIPRNALSYNLWMNACSVSDVSSVQSVFKEMVNDVTIEVGWSTYCTLANIFKKHELNSKALACLRTAETKLSTTQRLGYSFVMTCYAALGDSDGVMRLWEASKCVPGRIPAANYMTAILCLIKVGDFDRAEWIFGSWEAECRKHDVRVSNVLLGAYVRNGWIEKAEKLHLHMLEKGARPNYKTWEILMEGFVQSRQMDKAVNAMKKALSLMKSCHWRPPLKLVEAIAAFFEEQGNTDDASRYIKLLQKFNLTSLPLYKSVLRAYIKADTVVPTNISEMIARDDIVMDEEMDHLIIRASKIDIRGDV; from the exons ATGGCCATGGCCGCCGCTGTCGCGCGCCGCtcgcgccgcctcctccgcctgctcTCCTCGCGCCCGAACCCTAAacccgcctccctctcctcctgctcctccccttccccctccttcGACACTCCGGCCACCGCCGGCGAGCGCGAGGGCGACCCCCTCTCGTggcgcctcctccgcctccggtcgccgggcgcggcggccgccgccatcgacgggtgGGCCCAGGAGCGCGGCCGCGTCTCGCGGCCGGACCTCCAGCGTGCCGTCTCCCAGCTCCGCCGCGCGCGCCGCTACGGCCACGCCCTCGAG ATTTTATCATGGATGGAGTCACGCAAAGAACTTAAACTATTACCATTGGATCATGCAGCTAGACTGGACTTGATTGCGAAAGTGCACGGTACTTCTCAAGCTGAGGAATATTACAACAAATTAAACTCTGCTTCAAGGGAAgctgcctccttccctctcctccatTGCTATGTTGCTGACAGAAATGTCCAGAAAGCAGAGTCCTTTATGGCTAGTCTGCAGAGCATTGGGCTACCTGTCGATCCTCACTCCTTCAATGAAATGATGAAACTCTATGTTGCCACATGTGAGTATGAGAAGGTGTTCAGTGTCATCGATCTGATGAAACGCAACAACATTCCCAGGAATGCTCTCTCATATAACCTTTGGATGAACGCATGTTCTGTCTCTGATGTTTCGTCTGTACAATCAGTCTTCAAGGAGATGGTTAATGATGTTACGATTGAGGTTGGTTGGAGCACATACTGTACATTGGCCAACATCTTCAAGAAGCATGAACTGAATAGTAAAGCCCTGGCTTGCCTTAGGACGGCCGAAACAAAATTATCAACAACACAGCGCTTAGGATATTCTTTTGTAATGACATGTTACGCGGCTCTGGGTGACAGCGATGGGGTTATGAGATTGTGGGAGGCTAGTAAATGTGTCCCTGGTAGAATCCCCGCTGCTAACTACATGACTGCTATTTTGTGTTTGATAAAAGTCGGCGACTTTGACCGGGCTGAGTGGATTTTTGGAAGCTGGGAAGCGGAGTGCAGGAAGCATGATGTGCGGGTTTCAAATGTTCTTCTAGGTGCTTATGTGAGGAACGGGTGGattgaaaaggctgagaagcttcaTCTGCACATGCTCGAGAAAGGTGCACGGCCAAACTACAAGACGTGGGAGATATTGATGGAGGGATTTGTTCAGAGTAGGCAGATGGACAAGGCTGTCAATGCCATGAAGAAAGCTTTATCTCTAATGAAGAGCTGCCATTGGAGACCTCCACTAAAACTGGTTGAGGCCATCGCAGCATTCTTCGAGGAGCAAGGAAACACGGATGATGCAAGCAGATATATTAAGCTTCTTCAAAAGTTTAACCTGACAAGCTTGCCCCTGTACAAGTCTGTGCTTCGAGCATATATTAAAGCTGATACCGTGGTGCCAACAAACATTTCCGAGATGATAGCAAGAGATGACATCGTTATGGATGAAGAAATGGACCACTTGATCATACGTGCTAGCAAGATAGATATCAGAGGCGATGTGTAA